A segment of the Streptomyces sp. XD-27 genome:
CCTCGCCGAGCCGGTCCACGAACGCTTCGGCGTACACGCTGAGGATGTCGGGCCTGACGTCCGCCAGGTCTGCGGCGGTGCGATGTTCGACCGTCAGGTGCTCCATGTCACGCCTCCATGTCACGCGTCTGTTCCCAGAAGTCCGTTGCCGCATGCGCCTTCTTATGGGCGCCGATCTCGCGACGCAGATCGGTTAGCTTTCCCCGTACCCGTGCGCTTTCCACGTGCCCGCTCATGGCCACCGCGCGAGTAGCCGTGGCGACGGACTCTTCGAGCTCCCCGCTGTCAAGGAGCGTTTTGGCTTGCTGGACTGTGTAATAGAAGCGGTTCCGTTCGAACTGCGGTTCCAGCATGGTGAGTGCGCTGGCAGTGAGTTCGTGGGCACGCTGGTGGTTGCCAAGGGCTTGGTGGGCGGCACCGGCAAGCCCGGACAGCTCGGCGGGAGTGAGGAATGTCAGCCACGCATCCGGTCGTCCGGAGGTCCGGTCGTACGCGGCCTCCGCGCGAGCCAAGGACCGTTCAGCGCGCGAACGCTCGCCCGTGCGCGCGTGGCCGACCGCCTGGCGGCAGTGCAGCAGCGCCATGAGCCATGGATCCCCTTGGCCTGGCGCGTCTCCACCGCGGCCCGCCCGATTCGTACTGCCTCCTGCTCTCGGCCGAGCAATCGGGCCTGCATTGCCAGGTTTGACCAGACCCGGGCCTGCAACGAGCCGTCTCCGGCGAGAATCGCTGCTTGAAGCGCCTCGTTGTACAGGTCACTTGCCGCTCGTTGATGGCCTGCGTCGTAGGCGAACCAGCCTGCCGAAGCGGCCAAGTCACCTGCGGCGGCGTAGAGCTGCCTCTCGACCCGCTCACCGTAGGTGCAGAGGTTGAGGGCTTCATGCACGCGGACCAGTGCCTCTGCGGCAACGGCGTGGAGAGCACCGCCTCCGAGAGCGTGATCGTGTGCGTACAGCGTGGGGACGATGCTGCGGATGCGCGCGGCACCGGTGCTTCCTAAACGGCCGGCCGTGGGGATGGCGTCGATGCCGATCGCGGCCGTCAATCCAGCGGCGATGAACTCTCGGCGTCGCACGGGCTGTGGCTCCTTCGCGGGCGCCTGACGCGCCACGGGAGCAGGAGCGCGTGAGGACTTGCCTCGTGGCACGAACCCCATTGCGTCGGGGCTGCGGCCGAAGATCTCCTGCAAGGGTCGAAGGTAGCGCGCCCACGGCCATTGGACGTCGCCTGCGATCCAACGGCGGACGTGCCGATCGGTGCATGTGGTGCCCTCGCCGAACAGAGCCTCTGCCGTCCGATTGACCTCCTCTGCAAGTTCCTCGTGTGTGAAGCCGAACTCGCTCAGCAGCTCCTCCAGCTTCACGTTGCGCTGCTTCGACATGTCACGGCTCCCTCACGGCGACTCCGAGATCGGAGCACTTCGCGTTCGGTGGATCACAGAAAGTGTCCGGTCGTACGAGAGTAGCTGCCGTGTTTGTGTCCTGATGCCGCTCAGAGCACATCCGGTTTTCTCGAATCATGACGAGCACAGTGGACGTGTGGACACCGCCTGGCGGTATGGACATCCAGGCGTTAAGAGCAGGCCGTTGGTGGGACGCGGTGCGCGTGACCGAGCCGGTCGGGGCGCTGGCCCTGGGCGCGCTCGGCGACGACAGTGGCGCGGTCATCGCGGATCTGTACGGCCGGTCGCTGTACTGGCTGGTGGCGCCGGGAGCCGCCGCGGACTGGCGCCTGCCGCATGTGAGCGTGCTCGGGGCGAAGGCCCACGAGGTGACGTACGTGGGGGTGCCGCCAGCAGGGTGTGTGCGAGGGCCAGGGGTTCACTGGCGCGTGCCGTACGTCCCTGGCCGGTATCTCACCGAGCCGGACCGGCTCCACCGGGCGCTGCTGTCGGCCCTCGCACACGTGCAGGTCTGCCGCGGCTGCGACAAGCCCACGACCGAGCGTGCCCGTCGACGTGGTGCATGGCGGGAGCGGTCCCGGCCACACCGTCTACGCCTGCCCGCCGTGTGCACCGGTGTTCCGTGTGCGGCGCGAGGCGGTGCGGAGCCGGTGAGCACGGCCGACGCCGCCCATGTCGAGGTCCAGCGGCTGACCTTGGACCAAATCCAGGGCTGGTACTGCGCCCTGTGCGGGGCGCGGCTGTTCGCCGACCGGTCCCTTGGGCTCTTCGAGCTCACCTTCGGCCGTACGACAGAGACCGTCGAGCTGTGGGCCTGCGCGCCGTCCTGCGAAGCCGCCCGCCAGGCCAGGGCAAAGCGCCCCTCGTAAACCTCGCGGATCGCCCCACCACAAGACCCCCGCCCCGGCCGCCGCATGTCTTGCCGGACCTGGCGACCAGGGCGGGACGGGCCCCGCAAAAGGAGGCCCTTGGCAGTGCCCGACCGGCGCCCGGAACCCGCCGCGCGCCGACCACACAGCACAGGAGGTTCACGATGCGCCACCAGCGCGACGCGGTCAACCACGACCCGAGGACGACGACGGCCAGGGCGGCGGCCAGTCCGGCGGCTGCGGTGACGGCGACGGATGCGGTCGCCACTGACAGCAGACGGACACAACGGTCCCCGCCCCGGGGGCGGGGACCGCCTGCGATCGAGGATCCGCCATGACACGTACGCCGCACCACCACGCCTACCTCTGGGTCGGCAACGGACGCGCCCTCCTCAAAGACGGGCCCCGACGGCCCGTGCACCCCGAGTTCCGTACCGCCGACGCGCCACCCCTGGAGTGCGCCCACTGGCTCCTCAAACCCGCCACCCGCATCGCGGGGACCTTCGCCCCCGAGCCCGCCGCCGACTGGTACGACGCCCAGATCGCCCAGTACGCCGATGCCGTCACCGGCAGCTACGGGCCTGCCCCCGGACGTGCCGAGATCATCCGCAGCCTCACCGCCGGAAACGACATCGTCGGCGGCTGGTGGCTCACCGGCGGCCGGTTCCTCTCCCTGAACCTCATCGCCTGCCCCCACCGCGTACGACCCGACTACCCCTGCCCGCACCCGCACCGGCACCGGGCGGCCGGAGACGGCGAGTTCGAGAGCCGCGCCGCCGGTTGGGCGGCCGTTCGGTAGAGGGTGCGGCAGAGCGGAAAAGGCGGCAGCGGCGGCCCGTGGTGAGGAAGGCACCACCGGCCGCCGCTGCCGCGGCTTTTCATCTCAGGGGCGTCAGGGGATCCACTTCTTCCAGACCTCCGGGTTCTCCTTCACCCACTTCTCCGCCGCGTCCTCCGGTGCCATCCCGTCCGACGCGATCAGCTCCGAGACCTCGTTCTGGCTCTCCTTCGTCCAGCGGAAGTTCTTCAGGAACTTCGCCGCCTTGCCGCCGTTCTTCGCGAAATCCGCGTTGAGGTGCTTCTGCAGCGGCGTCGTGGGGTAGGCGCAGTCGACCGTCTTGGGATCCTCCGCGCCCTTCTCCGCGCACTCGTCCGTGTACTTCGGCAGCTTCACCTCGACCATCGGCACTTCGTTGAAGAGCCACTGCGGCTCGTACCAGTAGGTGAGGAACGGCTTCTTCTTCTTGGCGAACTGCTTGATCTGGGTGATCTGCGCCGCCTCCGACCCCGCGAAGACCACCTTGTAGTCCAGGTCGAGGTTCTTCACCAGCGCGTTGTCGTTGGTGATGTACGACGGCGAGCCGTCCATGAGCTGGCCCTTGTCGCCGCTCTCGGAGGTGCGGAACTGGTCGGCGTACTTGTTGAGGTTCTTCCAGTCGGTGACGTCGGGGTGCGCGTCGGCGAAGTACTTCGGTACGTACCAGCCGATGTGGCCGGTGACGCCGAGGTCCCCGACGTTCGCGATGGTCTTCTTGTCCTTGACGTACCGCTGTTCCTGCTCCGGGTGGCCCCAGTCCTCCAGCAGGGCGTCCACCCGGCCCTGGCTGAGCGCGTCCCACGCCGGGATCTCGTCGACCTGGACGGTGTCGACGCGGTAGTCCAGCTCGTGTTCGAGCAGGTACTGGGCGACGGCGACGTTGGCCTGCGCGCCGACCCAGGACTGGACGGAGAGCGTGACCGTGTTCGCGCCGTCCACGTTCGCGTACGGCGAGGACTGCTTGGACATGTCGGCCTTGCCGCAGCCGGTGGCGGTGACGGCGAGGAGGGCCGCGGCGGCGGTGGCCGCCGCCGCGGTCATCGTTCTGCGCATGTGCATACGGGCCATGTCAGGCCCCCTTCCGTGAGCGGCGCGCCGTCGGCTGCGTCACCCGGTCGAGCATCAGTCCCAGGCAGACGATCGCGACGCCCGCGACCATGCCGGTGGCCGGGTCGCCCTGGGCCAGGCCGGCGAGGACCTGGTAGCCGAGCGCGCCGGAGCCGACCAGGCTGCCGATGACGACGACGGCGAGGACCAGGACGACGCCCTGGTTGACGGCGAGCAGCAGCGCGGGGCGGGCCAGCGGGAGCTGGACCTGCCACAGCTGCTGGCGCGGCGTGGCGCCGAGGGAGCGCGCGGACTCCAGTGCTGCCGGGTCGACCTGCCGCAGCCCCTGGGTGGTGATGCGGATGACGGCGGGCAGGGCGTAGACGATGGCCGCGGCCGCCGCCGGGGCCCGGCCGACGCCGAACAGGGCGACCACCGGGATCAGGTACACGAACTGCGGCATCGTCTGGAAGACGTCCAGGACGGGGCGGAGCAGCCGTTCCAGGCGGGGGCTGCGGGCCGCCGCGACGCCGATGGCGAAGCCGAGGACGAGGGTGACGGCGAGGGCCGCCAGCACCTGGGAGAGGGTGTCCATGGACGGCTCCCACACGCCGAGCACGCCGATCGCGGCCATGGCGAGGGTGGCGGTCAGGGCGGTGCCCCAGGTGCCGATGAGCCAGGCCAGGGCGGCGACGATCAGCAGCACCGACCACCACGGCAGGGCCAACAGGCCGTCACGCAGCGGGTCGAGGACCCAGCGGACGTAGCGCGAGGCCCAGTCGGCGGTGCCGCCGACGACGGGCACCCCGGAGTACAGGTGGTCGACCATCCACTCCTTGGCGTCGTTGACGGGCTCGACGATGGCGACGGTCCAGCCGCCCGGCCAGGTCAGGGCGTCCATGGCGCGGCCGACGAGGGCCACCGCCGCGGTGCCGGCGGCGGCCGCGGCCCAGGCGGGCCAGCCGCGCAGCAGGCGGGGGCCGGTGGGTTCGGCCCCGGCGCGCTCGCCGGCCGCCGCCGTCGTACGGTCCAGGACGATCGCGAGCAGCACGATCGGGATGCCCGCGGCCAGCGCCTTGCCGACGTCGACGGTGGACAGCGCCTGGTAGACGCGGTCACCCAGACCGCCGCCGCCGATCATCGAGGCGATGACGGCCATGGAGAGCGCCATCATGATCGCCTGGTTGACGCCGAGCAGGATCTCCTTGCGGGCCAGCGGCAGCCGCGCGGACAGCAGCCGCTGCCGCCCGGTGGCGCCGAGCGAGGCCACGGCCTCCAGCACGCCGGCGTCCGCCTGCCGCAGTCCGAGCGCAGTGAGCCGGGCCATCGGCGGAGCCGAGTAGACCACGGTCGCCAGCACCGCGCCGGGCACGCCCATCCCGAAGATCATGACGACCGGCAGGAGGTAGGAGAAGGCGGGCAGCACCTGCATGGTGTCCAGGATCGGCCGCAGCGCCCGGTGCGTACGGTCCGACAGCCCGCCCGCGAGGCCGAGCAGTCCGCCGATGACGACCGAGGCGGTGACGGCGACGACCATCAGCGCCAGCGTCTGCATCGTCGGCACCCACATGCCCAGCAGCCCGCACACGGCGAAGGAGGCCGCGGCGGTGACGGCGACGCGCACCCCCGCGACGCGCCAGGCGAGCAGGGTGGCCGCGGCCGTGGTCCCGGCCCAGCCGAGGGCCAGCAGCACGACGTAGACGGCGCGGACGCAGACGATGATCGCGTTGCTGATGTGGCCGAAGAAGTAGACGAAGAGCGGGTGGGTGTCGCGGTTGTCGATGATCCAGTCGCTGGCGTCGCCGAGCGGCTCGGACAGGTCGACGGTCAGCGCGTCCGGCCACGTACCGCTGGCCCACTTGGCGTGTGCGAGGGGTATGAGTACGGCCGCGAGCAGCGCGAGGACGGCCAGCTTGCCGAGCGCGGGGCGCGCCCGGAAGGCGGCCAGCGGAGAGCCGGCGGCCGGGGCGGGCGCGGCAGCGGCGGCCTGCTTGGCGCCCGGGTCCGCGCCGCTGTCGCGGGTCGGCTCGGGCAGGGTCGGGGTGGTGGCCGTACTCATGCGGTCCTCCCCAGGCCGGGGTGCGCGGCCCGTCGGGGGCCGCCCATGAGCGCGCGGAGTCGTCGCATACGCGCGGCGTGACGCTCAGGGCGCGCGGCCTCCGGACGCGCGGCGCCGCCGCGCGGCGCGACAGCCGTACGCGCCGTGCCGGCGTCGGTGGCGGTCAGCCGTCTGACACGCGCCGCATGGCGGGCCGCCGTCGTGCGGCGGCCGGGGGCGCACCGTTCGTGCCGGTGCCGAAGGGCGGGGGTCACGCGGCCACCTCCTCCCGGGGCAGGCCCGCGACCACGGCGAGCAGGCACTCGTGGTCGACCACCCCCAGGCAGCGGCCGTCCTCGATGACGCAGGCCGCGCTGCCGATGTGGGCGACGGTCTCGATGGCGTCGACGACGGCCGTGTCGGGGGCGAGGGCGCCGGGGTGCTCCTGGCCGCCGCAGTCCCCGGCGCGCATGGCGGTGCGCACCGTCATGACCTGCTCGCGCGGCACGTCGCGGACGAAGTCCCGTACGTAGTCGTCGGCCGGGGAGCCGACGATCTCCTCGGGCGTGCCGAGCTGCACGATCCGGCCGTCGCGCATCAGCGCGATGCGGTCGCCGAGGCGCAGGGCCTCGTTCAGGTCGTGCGTGATGAAGACCATGGTGCGGCCCTCGTCGTGGTGCAGGCGGATGACCTCCTCCTGCATGTCGCGCCGGATCAGCGGGTCGAGGGCGCTGAACGGCTCGTCGAACAGCAGCACTTCGGGGTCGGCGGCGAGCGCGCGGGCCAGGCCGACGCGCTGCTGCTGGCCGCCGGAGAGCTGGCCGGGGCGGCGGTGCTCCAGTCCGGCGAGGCCGACCTTGTCCACCATCTCGGCGGCCTTGGCGCGGCGTTCGGCCTTGGCCACGCCCTGGATCTCCAGGCCGTAGGCGACGTTGTCGAGGACGGTGCGGTGCGGCAGCAGGCCGAAGTGCTGGAAGACCATGGCGGCCCGGTGGCGGCGCAGGTCGCGCAGCCGGTTCTTGTCCATGCCGAGCACGTCCTCGCCGTCGATCTCCAGGCTGCCGGAGGTCGGCTCGATGAGGCGGGTCAGGCAGCGGACGAGGGTGGACTTGCCGGAGCCGGACAGGCCCATGACGACGAAGACCTCACCCTGCCGTACGTCGAAGGAGACGTCCCGGACGGCGGCGGTGCAGCCGGTGCGCTCGCGCAGTTCGGCCGGGGAGAGCTCCGCCTCGGCACTGCCGGGGACGCGGTCCGCCTTGGGACCGAAGACCTTCCACAGGTTGCGGACGGAGAAGACGGGCTCGCCGGCGGCGGCCTCGGTGACAGACGCAGCGGCGGCCTCCGTGGCGGACGCAGCGGCGGCCTCGGTGGCGGACGCGGCGGCGGCCTCGGCGGCGGACGCGGCGGCGGCCTCGGCGGCGGTCTTCGTGGCAGACGCGGCGGCGGCCTTCGTGGCGGACGCGGCGGTGGTCTCGTTCGCGGACGTGGCGGATGCGGCCTTGGGGTCGGCGTTCATCACGCCTCACCTCCTTGGTTGGTGGCTTCGGCGAGCAACTCGGCGGCCTTCTCCCCCACCATCAGCACGCCGATCATCGGGTTGACCGCGGGGATCGTCGGGAAGACGGAGGCGTCGACGACGCGGATCCCGTCCAGGCCCCGGACCTTCAACTCGGGGTCGACCACGGCCATTCGGTCGTCCTCGGCGCCCATCTTGCAGGTGCCCGCCGGGTGGTAGACGGTGTGGTGCGCCTTCCGCAACAGCTCGCTCAGGCGCTCGTCGTCCGTGACGTCCGGGCCGGGGAAGACCTCGCGCTTGAGCCACTTGGCGAACGGCTCGGTCCGCGCGATCTCACGGGCGATCCTGACGCCGTCGACCAGGGTCCGCGCGTCGTAGCCGTCCTCGTCGGTGAAGTAGCGGAAGTCGAGGGCGGGGTGGGCCTCCGGGTCGGCGGAGGTGAGGTAGAGCCGCCCGCGGGCGCGGGACTTGGGGATGTTGGGGGTCATCGACACGCCGTGCTCGGGCCGTTCGTAGCCCAGCCGCTCGGGGTTGTCGGTGAACGGGATCTGGTAGAAGTGGAACATCAGGTCGGGCGCGTCCTGCGCCTCGTCCCGCCGGACGAACAGCGCCGCGTCGGA
Coding sequences within it:
- a CDS encoding ABC transporter substrate-binding protein, which produces MARMHMRRTMTAAAATAAAALLAVTATGCGKADMSKQSSPYANVDGANTVTLSVQSWVGAQANVAVAQYLLEHELDYRVDTVQVDEIPAWDALSQGRVDALLEDWGHPEQEQRYVKDKKTIANVGDLGVTGHIGWYVPKYFADAHPDVTDWKNLNKYADQFRTSESGDKGQLMDGSPSYITNDNALVKNLDLDYKVVFAGSEAAQITQIKQFAKKKKPFLTYWYEPQWLFNEVPMVEVKLPKYTDECAEKGAEDPKTVDCAYPTTPLQKHLNADFAKNGGKAAKFLKNFRWTKESQNEVSELIASDGMAPEDAAEKWVKENPEVWKKWIP
- a CDS encoding glycine betaine/L-proline ABC transporter ATP-binding protein — protein: MNADPKAASATSANETTAASATKAAAASATKTAAEAAAASAAEAAAASATEAAAASATEAAAASVTEAAAGEPVFSVRNLWKVFGPKADRVPGSAEAELSPAELRERTGCTAAVRDVSFDVRQGEVFVVMGLSGSGKSTLVRCLTRLIEPTSGSLEIDGEDVLGMDKNRLRDLRRHRAAMVFQHFGLLPHRTVLDNVAYGLEIQGVAKAERRAKAAEMVDKVGLAGLEHRRPGQLSGGQQQRVGLARALAADPEVLLFDEPFSALDPLIRRDMQEEVIRLHHDEGRTMVFITHDLNEALRLGDRIALMRDGRIVQLGTPEEIVGSPADDYVRDFVRDVPREQVMTVRTAMRAGDCGGQEHPGALAPDTAVVDAIETVAHIGSAACVIEDGRCLGVVDHECLLAVVAGLPREEVAA
- a CDS encoding proline/glycine betaine ABC transporter permease produces the protein MSTATTPTLPEPTRDSGADPGAKQAAAAAPAPAAGSPLAAFRARPALGKLAVLALLAAVLIPLAHAKWASGTWPDALTVDLSEPLGDASDWIIDNRDTHPLFVYFFGHISNAIIVCVRAVYVVLLALGWAGTTAAATLLAWRVAGVRVAVTAAASFAVCGLLGMWVPTMQTLALMVVAVTASVVIGGLLGLAGGLSDRTHRALRPILDTMQVLPAFSYLLPVVMIFGMGVPGAVLATVVYSAPPMARLTALGLRQADAGVLEAVASLGATGRQRLLSARLPLARKEILLGVNQAIMMALSMAVIASMIGGGGLGDRVYQALSTVDVGKALAAGIPIVLLAIVLDRTTAAAGERAGAEPTGPRLLRGWPAWAAAAAGTAAVALVGRAMDALTWPGGWTVAIVEPVNDAKEWMVDHLYSGVPVVGGTADWASRYVRWVLDPLRDGLLALPWWSVLLIVAALAWLIGTWGTALTATLAMAAIGVLGVWEPSMDTLSQVLAALAVTLVLGFAIGVAAARSPRLERLLRPVLDVFQTMPQFVYLIPVVALFGVGRAPAAAAAIVYALPAVIRITTQGLRQVDPAALESARSLGATPRQQLWQVQLPLARPALLLAVNQGVVLVLAVVVIGSLVGSGALGYQVLAGLAQGDPATGMVAGVAIVCLGLMLDRVTQPTARRSRKGA